The following are from one region of the Paenibacillus sp. KS-LC4 genome:
- a CDS encoding pyridoxamine 5'-phosphate oxidase family protein yields the protein MGKAFEKLLPEHEAFIGRQHMFFVGSAPLTAEGHVNISPKGYDTFRILSSQEVAYLDLTGSGNETSAHVLENGRLTIMFVAMEGKPVIMRLFGTGNVVLPGTERWNELIGRFELLPGARQIIVLNIHKVTTACGFSIPFFDYQGEREQLKDWAEHIGDQKLVAYQNEKNSYSLDRLPTPLGIQRQTAES from the coding sequence ATGGGAAAAGCATTTGAAAAATTATTACCGGAGCATGAGGCGTTTATCGGGCGGCAGCATATGTTTTTTGTAGGATCGGCTCCGCTGACGGCGGAGGGCCATGTAAATATATCTCCGAAAGGCTACGATACTTTTCGCATATTGTCGAGCCAGGAGGTCGCTTATCTTGATTTGACGGGGAGCGGCAATGAAACGAGTGCGCATGTGCTGGAAAATGGAAGGCTGACGATTATGTTTGTAGCGATGGAGGGAAAGCCCGTTATTATGCGGCTATTCGGCACAGGAAACGTTGTACTGCCAGGAACCGAGCGCTGGAATGAGCTGATTGGAAGGTTCGAGCTGCTGCCAGGGGCTAGGCAAATAATTGTGCTAAATATTCATAAGGTGACGACAGCGTGCGGCTTCAGCATCCCGTTTTTTGACTATCAGGGCGAGCGGGAACAGCTGAAGGATTGGGCGGAGCATATAGGGGATCAGAAGCTTGTAGCCTATCAAAATGAGAAAAACAGCTACAGCCTCGATCGGCTGCCTACCCCGCTTGGCATTCAGAGGCAGACAGCCGAATCGTAA
- a CDS encoding helix-turn-helix transcriptional regulator produces MNKQREIVRKQLAKLEGANLRSSEYRERLLAELRRTLPFTGACCTLVDPQTMLSTGAVTEEGVEAIHHLLFEYEYLREDFNSYEELAKLAVPVATLSGATEGDLSRSFKYMNVLQPAGFGDELRAALTVDGACWGYLTLFRMKDEPFFQEEERLYIASLVPSMARTLKKASLLIPDSADTAFQDDPGILILSEQLLPLASNDAANSWLSELREWEYIDAQTLPRPVRAVCSRALAASAADKELQNAAKVCIRIPDGPYLSLRASKLHAADHSVQLAVWFELAKPGDILPIIAEAYGLTSREKQLVERLWRGLSTKELASSLHISSYTVQDHLKAIFAKTEVSSRRELIWKLFSRYNLYMNE; encoded by the coding sequence ATGAACAAGCAAAGAGAAATTGTACGGAAGCAGCTCGCCAAATTAGAAGGAGCTAACCTCCGCTCCAGTGAATACAGAGAAAGGCTGCTTGCAGAGCTGCGACGGACGCTGCCTTTTACAGGCGCATGCTGTACACTCGTTGATCCGCAAACGATGCTGTCTACTGGCGCAGTTACAGAGGAAGGCGTAGAGGCCATTCATCATCTATTGTTTGAATATGAATATTTAAGGGAAGATTTTAACTCGTATGAGGAGCTTGCCAAGCTTGCGGTTCCTGTTGCCACACTAAGCGGTGCAACCGAGGGCGATTTAAGCAGAAGCTTCAAATATATGAATGTATTGCAGCCTGCCGGATTTGGAGATGAGCTGCGCGCAGCACTAACGGTGGATGGGGCTTGCTGGGGGTATTTAACCTTATTTCGGATGAAGGATGAGCCGTTTTTTCAAGAGGAGGAGCGTTTGTATATAGCCTCCCTAGTGCCAAGCATGGCCCGCACCTTGAAGAAGGCCAGTCTGCTAATCCCAGACAGTGCCGACACCGCCTTTCAAGACGACCCCGGCATTCTGATTTTGTCCGAGCAACTGCTGCCACTAGCAAGCAATGACGCTGCAAACAGCTGGCTGTCTGAGCTCCGCGAGTGGGAGTACATAGATGCTCAAACTCTGCCTAGACCGGTCCGCGCTGTATGCTCGCGTGCGTTGGCCGCAAGTGCCGCGGACAAGGAGCTGCAGAACGCGGCAAAAGTATGTATACGCATTCCTGATGGCCCCTACTTATCGCTGCGGGCAAGCAAGCTTCATGCTGCTGATCACTCGGTTCAGCTTGCAGTTTGGTTCGAGCTTGCGAAGCCCGGCGATATTTTGCCAATCATTGCTGAAGCTTATGGGCTGACCTCGCGCGAGAAGCAGCTGGTTGAACGGTTATGGCGCGGCCTTTCCACGAAGGAGCTGGCCAGCTCTCTGCATATTTCCTCGTATACGGTGCAGGACCATCTCAAAGCTATTTTTGCCAAAACAGAAGTATCCAGCCGCAGAGAGCTGATTTGGAAGCTTTTTTCCCGTTACAATCTTTATATGAATGAATAA
- a CDS encoding class I SAM-dependent methyltransferase, which yields MNEKQPQQKAMSWNDPQVEGYGRTIALKIPGYFMLYDMTERLMNAMLGPEREKDILVVGAGGGQELVTLGGAHPAWRFTGVDPSVRMLAIAEQRIRLERLEAGVTLHEGTADELPKDKLYDAATSLLVLHFIKGLDQKRELLRSIAERLKPGAPLFIAAISCDREEEAFAVQMNAWQSHMLDNGIPLEDWERFAASLGAESDPAPPEQVEELLREAGFSHISKFFGSYLITGWFAVKASEEHNLEEKRPDK from the coding sequence ATGAATGAGAAGCAGCCGCAACAGAAGGCGATGAGCTGGAATGATCCCCAAGTAGAGGGATATGGACGAACGATAGCTTTGAAAATACCAGGCTATTTCATGCTGTATGATATGACGGAGCGCTTAATGAACGCAATGCTTGGCCCTGAAAGGGAAAAGGACATATTAGTCGTTGGCGCAGGCGGCGGGCAGGAGCTTGTGACGCTCGGCGGTGCGCATCCAGCGTGGCGCTTTACCGGGGTTGACCCGTCTGTACGTATGCTGGCGATAGCAGAGCAGCGCATTCGGTTGGAGCGCTTGGAGGCGGGAGTAACGCTGCATGAGGGAACGGCAGATGAGCTGCCGAAGGACAAGCTGTACGATGCAGCGACCTCCCTGCTGGTATTGCATTTTATAAAGGGGCTGGATCAGAAAAGGGAGCTGCTGCGCAGTATAGCTGAGCGTTTGAAGCCGGGCGCACCATTGTTTATTGCTGCAATAAGCTGTGATCGCGAGGAAGAAGCCTTTGCCGTTCAAATGAACGCATGGCAAAGTCATATGCTGGATAATGGCATTCCGCTAGAGGATTGGGAGCGGTTTGCCGCTTCCCTTGGCGCCGAATCAGACCCTGCGCCGCCAGAGCAGGTGGAAGAGCTGCTTCGAGAGGCGGGATTTAGCCATATATCGAAATTTTTTGGCTCCTACCTTATAACAGGATGGTTTGCGGTTAAAGCGAGCGAGGAGCACAACCTAGAAGAAAAGAGGCCGGACAAATGA
- a CDS encoding saccharopine dehydrogenase NADP-binding domain-containing protein, with amino-acid sequence MKQDIVVIGGYGHVGGDISKQLGAKFPGKVYAAGRSLERAKQFAMQTGGQVKPMAFDLNNWKQDIAFERVKLVVMCMDQTDDAFVQACLRSGTHYVDISAYGPFLTSVERHGEAAAQAKATAVLSVGLAPGVTNLLARKAQQELDQLDSVDIAIMLGLGDQHGKAAIEWTVDSIGSAFSIVENGGVAQTVSFSGGKRTDFGKELGSRMAYRFPFSDQQSLPRTLNVPTVSTRLCFDSGAVTRLVAWIRATGLFRLLRIKWIRSAAVSSFGMMRFGSDGYAVKVDGWGMKHGAKKHVQYLVDGSHEAAATAKVATAVAAAVYEGGLPGGVFHTEQLFELVKSGKEGSIALQAAAGIMKRPQVIEGLRYDSWE; translated from the coding sequence ATGAAACAAGACATCGTTGTTATAGGCGGCTACGGCCATGTGGGCGGAGATATAAGCAAGCAGCTTGGAGCCAAGTTTCCAGGTAAGGTGTATGCGGCGGGTAGAAGTCTGGAGCGGGCGAAGCAATTCGCTATGCAGACGGGTGGCCAGGTGAAGCCAATGGCCTTTGATTTAAACAACTGGAAGCAGGATATCGCATTTGAACGAGTGAAGCTCGTTGTCATGTGTATGGATCAGACGGACGATGCCTTTGTACAGGCTTGTCTGAGGAGTGGCACGCATTATGTGGATATTTCGGCGTATGGCCCGTTCCTGACTAGTGTGGAGCGGCATGGCGAGGCAGCGGCACAAGCAAAGGCGACAGCGGTGCTGAGCGTCGGACTGGCGCCAGGTGTAACGAATTTACTTGCTCGCAAGGCACAGCAGGAGCTCGATCAGTTGGACAGCGTAGATATTGCAATTATGCTTGGGCTCGGTGATCAGCATGGCAAGGCGGCAATAGAGTGGACGGTAGACAGCATTGGCAGTGCTTTTTCGATTGTTGAAAATGGCGGTGTCGCGCAGACGGTCAGCTTTAGCGGCGGCAAACGCACCGATTTTGGCAAGGAGCTGGGCAGTCGCATGGCTTACCGATTCCCGTTCTCTGATCAGCAATCGCTGCCAAGAACGTTGAACGTGCCGACTGTATCGACAAGGCTTTGTTTCGATTCAGGTGCGGTGACCCGCTTGGTCGCATGGATACGCGCAACAGGGCTATTTCGACTGCTGCGGATCAAATGGATTCGCTCTGCTGCGGTAAGCAGCTTTGGGATGATGCGATTTGGCTCAGACGGCTATGCGGTTAAAGTAGATGGCTGGGGGATGAAGCATGGCGCGAAGAAGCATGTTCAATATTTGGTGGACGGTTCCCATGAGGCGGCGGCGACCGCTAAAGTGGCGACCGCAGTTGCCGCCGCTGTGTATGAAGGTGGTCTGCCAGGCGGCGTATTCCATACGGAGCAGCTATTTGAACTGGTGAAGAGCGGCAAAGAAGGAAGCATTGCCCTGCAAGCCGCTGCGGGCATTATGAAACGACCGCAGGTCATTGAAGGCTTGAGATATGACAGCTGGGAGTAA
- a CDS encoding 3'-5' exonuclease gives MDFVAIDFETANSNRSSACAVGIVEVQGGKIAFEQVWLINPQQHFDRMNIEIHGITPAMVEGSPTFSELWPTVEPLLKNKQVVAHNASFDMSVLRYCLDDAALPYPAFHYYCTYQLSKKLLPDMLSYRLNVLASHYQIPLNHHDALDDARAAALILARLLEQEQQLSPTELALAKGYKIGKMHACGYTPFSTTAAKSKKQAKPAASASGQQADMTRRLGLNSFS, from the coding sequence ATGGACTTTGTGGCGATTGACTTTGAAACCGCCAACTCCAATCGCTCCAGCGCCTGCGCGGTCGGCATCGTCGAGGTGCAGGGCGGCAAAATCGCTTTTGAGCAGGTTTGGCTCATTAATCCGCAGCAGCATTTTGACCGGATGAACATCGAAATTCACGGCATCACGCCGGCTATGGTGGAAGGCAGCCCTACTTTTTCCGAGCTATGGCCCACGGTAGAGCCATTATTAAAAAATAAGCAGGTAGTCGCCCATAATGCTTCCTTCGATATGAGCGTCCTGCGTTATTGCTTAGATGATGCGGCCCTGCCTTATCCGGCCTTCCATTATTATTGCACCTATCAGCTTAGCAAAAAATTGCTGCCGGACATGCTTTCCTATCGTTTGAACGTGTTAGCCAGCCATTATCAAATTCCGTTAAATCACCATGATGCGCTTGACGATGCAAGAGCGGCAGCATTAATTTTAGCAAGATTGCTTGAGCAGGAGCAGCAGCTAAGTCCTACCGAGCTTGCGCTCGCCAAAGGCTATAAAATCGGCAAAATGCATGCTTGCGGTTACACGCCCTTCTCGACAACGGCTGCTAAAAGCAAGAAGCAAGCAAAGCCAGCCGCCTCTGCCAGCGGTCAACAAGCCGATATGACCCGCCGTTTGGGCTTGAACTCATTTTCATGA
- the rsmD gene encoding 16S rRNA (guanine(966)-N(2))-methyltransferase RsmD: MRVIAGAAKGRPLKAVPGNNTRPTTDKVKEAIFSMIGPFFDGGVALDLFAGTGGLGIEAWSRGAERTIFIDQEKNSIDIIRHNTQAAGMGQEAEIYRNDAERALKLLEKRGIAFSLVFLDPPYRMITADKLMNYMADHSMLEDGATIVVEHDAAHSYEEQWNGFFQLKKNKYGDTAVTIYRYEPNVAHNGGLNDADE, translated from the coding sequence GTGAGAGTCATTGCGGGCGCAGCCAAGGGACGACCGCTGAAGGCGGTGCCTGGCAACAATACAAGACCGACGACCGATAAGGTGAAGGAAGCGATTTTCAGCATGATTGGGCCTTTTTTTGACGGGGGCGTTGCGCTGGATTTGTTTGCTGGAACTGGAGGGCTTGGCATAGAGGCTTGGAGCAGAGGGGCCGAGCGGACGATTTTTATCGATCAGGAGAAAAATAGCATCGACATCATCCGCCACAATACGCAGGCGGCCGGCATGGGGCAGGAAGCGGAAATTTACCGCAACGATGCGGAGCGGGCACTGAAATTGCTGGAAAAGCGCGGAATCGCGTTCTCGCTTGTGTTTCTGGACCCGCCATACCGAATGATAACGGCGGACAAGCTTATGAATTACATGGCTGACCACAGCATGCTTGAGGATGGGGCAACGATTGTCGTTGAGCATGATGCAGCCCATAGCTATGAGGAGCAGTGGAACGGCTTTTTTCAACTGAAAAAAAATAAATACGGCGACACGGCGGTAACCATTTATCGCTACGAGCCAAATGTTGCCCACAATGGAGGACTTAACGATGCAGACGAATGA
- the coaD gene encoding pantetheine-phosphate adenylyltransferase — translation MQTNDQIRVAVYPGSFDPVTFGHLDIIRRSAKQFDHLIVAVLNNTSKNPLFSLEERKEMVAELTADLTNVSVESFRDLLVRFMKTRNANVIVRGIRSVTDFEYELTLASTNRLLDEEIDTIFMMTDPKYSYLSSSIVKEIAQFQGAVSELVPPAVEKRLTEKYKSKQQM, via the coding sequence ATGCAGACGAATGACCAGATTCGCGTAGCCGTATACCCTGGAAGCTTTGACCCTGTTACCTTCGGGCATTTGGATATTATCCGTCGTTCGGCGAAGCAGTTCGATCATTTAATAGTAGCGGTATTGAATAATACGAGCAAAAATCCGCTTTTCAGCCTGGAGGAGCGCAAGGAAATGGTTGCCGAGCTGACAGCGGACCTGACGAATGTATCGGTTGAAAGCTTCCGTGATTTGCTCGTTCGTTTCATGAAGACCCGCAACGCCAACGTGATTGTACGGGGTATTCGCTCCGTAACAGACTTTGAGTATGAGCTGACATTAGCATCGACGAACCGGCTGCTTGACGAGGAAATTGATACGATTTTTATGATGACCGACCCGAAGTACTCTTATCTCAGCTCCAGTATTGTGAAAGAGATCGCGCAGTTTCAAGGTGCGGTGTCTGAGCTCGTTCCGCCCGCGGTGGAGAAGCGCCTGACTGAGAAGTACAAGTCGAAGCAGCAGATGTAA
- a CDS encoding nucleoside recognition domain-containing protein, with product MAKTLLAALASILLVGAVIYQSEAAFQASLQALTLWWNIVFPGLLPFLVLFELITAFGLVHGIGVLLQPLMRRLFRLPGEAALPLLFGWLSGFPAGAETTAMLRRHGQVTLQEGQRLLAFSHMPNPIFMLVVLGAGFMHRPELGLLIAAAVWLAALWTAWLLLLTSRSEALPSRAAQVQEGRLIERAAKAITAARESDGRSFGRALGEAVSGGVQKLMLIGGLIIFTAVIARLMLPLWLSISSGSWWEALFLPALLESHIGTYTAAVLEAPSLTPVLSAAITAAILAWSGISGLLQAGYSTSGTELKLLPLAGAKLLHAAHAAWFVVLLWKPGQLLLASAPFDFLRQAASVLPVFSSNGAWMNRPVSGYFQTQHFPNLWPYTLASSALLLLLFLLAALYMLARRKADIPK from the coding sequence GTGGCTAAAACCTTGCTCGCAGCGCTAGCGTCCATTCTGCTGGTCGGAGCTGTTATTTACCAGTCAGAAGCAGCCTTTCAAGCTTCCCTTCAAGCATTGACCCTATGGTGGAATATTGTTTTTCCCGGACTGCTGCCTTTTCTTGTCCTGTTCGAGCTAATTACCGCCTTTGGTCTCGTACATGGAATCGGCGTGCTGCTCCAGCCGCTCATGCGCCGTTTATTCCGGCTTCCCGGAGAGGCAGCGCTTCCCCTGCTATTCGGCTGGCTATCCGGCTTCCCCGCCGGTGCCGAAACGACAGCCATGCTTCGCAGGCATGGGCAGGTTACGCTCCAAGAGGGCCAGCGGCTGCTCGCCTTTTCACATATGCCGAATCCCATCTTCATGCTAGTCGTTCTCGGCGCAGGCTTTATGCATCGGCCGGAGCTGGGGCTGTTGATCGCAGCAGCCGTCTGGCTGGCTGCACTTTGGACAGCCTGGCTGCTGCTGCTCACCAGCAGATCCGAGGCTTTGCCGTCCCGCGCCGCCCAGGTGCAGGAAGGCCGCTTAATTGAGCGGGCGGCCAAGGCGATCACCGCCGCGCGGGAAAGCGACGGCCGCAGCTTCGGGCGGGCGCTCGGCGAAGCCGTATCCGGCGGCGTGCAGAAGCTGATGCTGATTGGCGGCCTGATTATTTTCACCGCTGTCATCGCCCGGCTTATGCTGCCGCTTTGGCTTTCTATCAGCTCAGGAAGCTGGTGGGAAGCACTCTTCCTGCCCGCTCTGCTCGAAAGCCATATCGGCACCTACACAGCTGCCGTGCTGGAAGCCCCTAGCCTTACCCCTGTGCTGAGCGCCGCTATCACCGCCGCGATACTCGCCTGGAGCGGCATCAGCGGCCTGCTGCAAGCCGGCTATTCTACAAGCGGGACGGAGCTTAAGCTGCTTCCGCTCGCTGGCGCCAAGCTGCTTCATGCTGCTCACGCCGCTTGGTTCGTGGTGTTATTGTGGAAGCCGGGGCAACTGCTGCTTGCCAGCGCCCCTTTTGACTTTTTGCGGCAAGCCGCTAGTGTACTGCCAGTGTTTTCATCAAACGGGGCGTGGATGAATAGGCCGGTTTCGGGCTATTTTCAAACGCAGCATTTCCCTAATCTGTGGCCCTACACATTGGCTTCATCAGCGCTGCTCCTGCTCCTGTTTCTGCTCGCAGCGCTGTATATGCTGGCAAGAAGAAAGGCTGACATACCCAAATAA
- a CDS encoding S16 family serine protease — protein MKSSGVRQLGFIMIATALFMYMLLYAPTPYVVYEPGLAAPTKPMVRMGEGADEVRVKPSASPAPASKPEEGAFLMTAVRLSDANWWETLSSAWDNDIATYSRSSILRGYTEQEYAERMTVVMQGSQNQAIEAAYRFAHLPYQSVVDSIAVSDVLQGSDDSGWQPGDALVSLKGGKPFADAEQIVSELSAHKPGDKVVFTVKRAGAEQDIAITMGAYEAPLTLNTLPAALGGVKLAELRSLQPDDARFKLRIDAGAIGGPSAGLMFALQSLDLLLGEQDLTGGAIIAGTGTIAADGTVGEIGGIAFKVIAASREGAELFLAPSANYKEAADKAKDIGTSMKIVSVNSLSEAKQVIEQHVSGN, from the coding sequence TTGAAATCGTCAGGGGTAAGGCAGTTAGGCTTTATTATGATAGCGACCGCTTTATTCATGTATATGCTGTTGTACGCACCAACACCCTATGTCGTGTACGAGCCTGGGCTTGCTGCTCCTACGAAGCCGATGGTTCGTATGGGTGAGGGAGCGGATGAGGTAAGGGTGAAGCCTTCAGCAAGCCCAGCGCCCGCTTCGAAGCCGGAAGAAGGTGCTTTTCTAATGACAGCTGTCAGGCTATCGGATGCGAATTGGTGGGAAACCTTGTCTTCCGCATGGGATAACGATATAGCGACTTACAGCCGTTCTTCGATTTTACGCGGCTACACGGAGCAGGAATATGCGGAGCGAATGACCGTCGTCATGCAAGGGTCGCAAAATCAAGCGATTGAAGCTGCGTATCGCTTCGCTCATCTGCCCTATCAATCGGTAGTTGACAGCATTGCGGTGTCGGATGTGTTGCAGGGCAGTGATGACAGCGGTTGGCAGCCTGGAGATGCTCTCGTCTCGTTAAAAGGCGGCAAGCCATTCGCGGATGCCGAGCAAATCGTCAGCGAGCTTAGTGCCCATAAGCCAGGCGATAAGGTAGTATTTACGGTAAAGCGGGCAGGAGCAGAGCAAGACATTGCAATTACAATGGGTGCCTATGAGGCCCCTCTAACCTTAAATACGCTCCCTGCCGCGCTTGGCGGTGTTAAGCTTGCTGAGCTTCGCAGCCTGCAGCCGGACGATGCCCGCTTTAAGCTGCGAATTGATGCAGGAGCCATTGGCGGCCCGTCGGCCGGGCTGATGTTTGCGCTGCAATCGCTTGATTTGCTGCTCGGCGAGCAGGACTTGACAGGTGGAGCAATTATTGCTGGAACAGGTACAATCGCAGCCGATGGGACGGTTGGGGAAATTGGGGGCATTGCATTCAAGGTCATTGCGGCAAGCCGCGAGGGGGCAGAGCTGTTTCTCGCCCCGTCCGCCAATTACAAAGAGGCTGCGGACAAGGCGAAGGATATCGGCACGAGCATGAAGATCGTCAGCGTAAATAGTCTTAGCGAGGCTAAGCAGGTAATCGAGCAGCATGTCAGTGGAAATTAA
- a CDS encoding nucleotidyltransferase, whose protein sequence is MRTVGLIVEYNPFHNGHRYHLEQSLLASGSDAVVAVMSGHFLQRGEPAVMDKWSRTEAALRGGCDLVIELPVAYATQAAEWFSYGAVALLEATGVVDSFCFGTESGDLAPLMEAASVIAQEPPAFASQLKELLATGVSYPSAYSSAVAAYLGSIGKPEAAAFPFAMPNHTLGLHYLIALARLGGRMEPFTIRREKAAYNQEDVTDSAIASATAIRKQLLLEKQLAGIKPFVPDTTYDVLAREWDAGRSPVSWDSFASPLLHGIVTRSAQQLAELHEITEGLEHRIRKTLPRLKQLQVEHLLAELKTKRYTRTKLQRSLLSILLGHAKSDFTPDKLRSGLQYIRVLGFSEKGKGLLRKMRTAATLPVLLSASAADQPYRYLELDTQATAAYMLAHAGGQQQGALFRDYYAKPIML, encoded by the coding sequence ATGCGCACGGTAGGATTAATCGTTGAATATAATCCATTTCACAATGGTCATCGCTATCATCTGGAGCAATCGCTGCTGGCAAGCGGGTCTGATGCCGTTGTCGCTGTAATGAGCGGGCATTTCCTCCAGCGCGGCGAGCCGGCCGTAATGGACAAATGGAGCCGTACGGAAGCTGCGCTGCGCGGGGGCTGCGATCTCGTCATTGAACTGCCAGTAGCCTACGCAACACAGGCAGCGGAATGGTTCTCCTACGGCGCCGTTGCGCTGCTGGAGGCAACGGGCGTCGTCGATAGCTTCTGCTTCGGCACGGAAAGCGGCGATTTGGCTCCGCTTATGGAAGCCGCCTCCGTCATCGCGCAGGAGCCGCCCGCTTTCGCCTCGCAGCTGAAAGAGTTGCTCGCTACGGGGGTAAGCTACCCAAGCGCCTACAGCAGCGCGGTAGCCGCTTATTTGGGTAGCATAGGAAAGCCAGAGGCTGCCGCGTTTCCTTTTGCCATGCCCAATCATACGCTGGGGCTGCATTATTTGATTGCCCTTGCGCGTCTCGGCGGGCGCATGGAGCCTTTCACCATTCGCCGCGAGAAAGCGGCATACAACCAGGAGGACGTAACAGACAGTGCCATTGCAAGTGCTACCGCCATTCGCAAACAGCTTTTGCTGGAGAAGCAGCTTGCAGGCATTAAGCCGTTCGTGCCGGACACAACCTATGACGTATTGGCGCGCGAATGGGATGCAGGGCGAAGCCCCGTAAGCTGGGACAGCTTCGCTTCTCCTCTTCTGCACGGCATCGTCACCCGTTCAGCGCAGCAGCTGGCCGAGCTGCATGAAATAACCGAGGGGCTAGAGCATCGTATTCGCAAAACGCTGCCAAGGCTGAAGCAGCTTCAGGTGGAGCACCTGCTTGCAGAGCTCAAAACGAAACGCTATACCCGAACGAAGCTTCAACGGTCTCTGCTCTCTATTTTACTTGGACATGCCAAGTCGGATTTCACACCAGACAAGCTTCGCAGCGGCTTGCAATATATTCGCGTGCTTGGCTTTAGCGAGAAAGGCAAAGGACTGCTGCGAAAAATGCGCACAGCCGCGACGCTGCCTGTCCTGTTAAGCGCATCGGCCGCTGATCAGCCCTACCGTTATTTAGAGCTTGATACGCAAGCTACTGCTGCCTATATGCTCGCTCATGCTGGAGGACAGCAGCAGGGCGCCTTATTTCGCGACTATTATGCCAAACCGATCATGCTCTAA
- a CDS encoding DUF177 domain-containing protein, translated as MQFHVEETMSKRLKHTINEAIDVAPLFEGRADVINTGPLHVALEVEGNAGSILVDGQMTIDWELACSRCLEAVKEHTVIPFSEQFEPAPKRGKDEVEQEEEDDDNDFIAVSGERLNLQPYVEEALQLFMPFAPLCKSDCKGLCHTCGQNLNEQTCGCNNEKLDYRFAALQDLFKDQ; from the coding sequence ATGCAGTTTCATGTAGAAGAAACGATGTCCAAGAGGTTAAAGCATACAATCAATGAAGCTATTGATGTTGCCCCTCTATTTGAAGGACGGGCTGATGTGATCAACACAGGTCCGCTCCATGTCGCGCTTGAGGTAGAAGGAAACGCAGGATCCATTTTGGTTGATGGTCAAATGACGATCGATTGGGAGCTTGCTTGCTCCAGATGCCTAGAAGCCGTTAAGGAGCATACAGTCATTCCTTTCTCCGAGCAGTTCGAGCCTGCGCCGAAACGTGGCAAAGACGAGGTTGAGCAGGAAGAGGAAGACGACGACAACGACTTCATTGCGGTATCCGGTGAAAGATTGAATTTGCAGCCTTATGTGGAAGAGGCGCTTCAACTGTTTATGCCGTTTGCCCCGCTTTGCAAGAGCGATTGTAAAGGACTTTGTCACACATGCGGACAAAACTTAAATGAACAGACATGCGGTTGCAACAATGAGAAGCTTGACTATCGTTTTGCAGCGCTACAGGATTTGTTCAAGGATCAATAG
- the rpmF gene encoding 50S ribosomal protein L32 has protein sequence MAVPQRRTSKTRRDKRRTHFKLAVPGMVKCEQCGELKLAHHVCKVCGYYKTKEIIAQ, from the coding sequence ATGGCAGTACCTCAAAGAAGAACGTCCAAAACTCGCCGCGACAAACGTCGCACTCACTTTAAGTTGGCTGTACCAGGTATGGTAAAATGCGAGCAATGCGGAGAGCTGAAATTGGCTCACCACGTATGCAAAGTGTGCGGATACTACAAAACGAAAGAAATTATTGCTCAATAA
- the fapR gene encoding transcription factor FapR produces the protein MPKRQRHQLLAKLMEENPFMTDRELTRHLKVSIQTIRLDRMELGIPELRERLKLMAERSYDTVRSLPLHEVIGDIVDLQLNKSGISIFEIREEHVFSRTGIARGHHVFAQANSLAVAIIDNPIALTVTADIRFIRPVKLDEKCIAKAYVRSISGERSKAKVEIFTYVGEEMVFQGNFVIFRSAGEAENEGGDEHADSH, from the coding sequence ATGCCAAAACGGCAGCGGCATCAGCTGCTTGCCAAACTTATGGAGGAAAATCCGTTCATGACAGACCGGGAGCTTACACGGCATTTGAAGGTAAGCATTCAAACGATCCGCCTGGATCGGATGGAACTTGGTATTCCCGAACTGCGCGAGCGGCTGAAGCTGATGGCGGAGCGTTCGTACGATACGGTACGGTCATTGCCGCTTCATGAAGTTATAGGTGATATTGTTGATCTTCAGTTGAATAAAAGCGGAATATCCATCTTTGAAATACGTGAGGAGCACGTTTTCTCACGAACCGGCATTGCCCGGGGCCATCATGTTTTTGCCCAAGCCAATTCGCTGGCTGTTGCCATTATCGACAATCCCATCGCTTTAACGGTAACGGCGGACATTCGATTTATTCGCCCGGTAAAATTAGATGAAAAATGCATAGCGAAAGCCTATGTGAGGTCGATTTCCGGCGAACGCTCCAAAGCGAAGGTTGAAATTTTTACGTATGTTGGCGAGGAAATGGTTTTTCAAGGGAATTTTGTGATTTTCCGATCCGCAGGGGAGGCGGAGAATGAAGGAGGGGACGAACATGCGGATAGCCATTGA